One region of Bacteroidales bacterium genomic DNA includes:
- the rsmH gene encoding 16S rRNA (cytosine(1402)-N(4))-methyltransferase RsmH — protein sequence MYHNPVMLKESVDGLNIQPGGIYVDVTFGGGGHSRTILDRMEGGRLIAFDQDSDALVNAFDDPRFTLVHQNFKYLKNFLRLHQASKVDGLIADLGVSSHQFDIPERGFSTRYDGELDARMDKRNEQTAATIINTYSLEDLTRVFRLYGELKNAYSISKRILEARSIAAVNTVDELKACLAPHAPRHRENKFYAQVFQALRIEVNEELDALESLLKQCTDVIKPGGRLVVLAYHSLEDRLVKNFIKAGNFEGELEKDFYGNVISPFKSITRKPHTASEEEIIINSRARSAKLRIAERNYERI from the coding sequence CATAATCCGGTTATGTTAAAAGAAAGTGTTGACGGACTGAATATTCAGCCGGGCGGCATTTATGTTGATGTTACCTTTGGTGGCGGTGGTCATTCTAGAACTATCTTGGATAGGATGGAGGGCGGTCGTTTAATTGCTTTCGATCAGGATTCTGATGCCTTAGTCAATGCGTTTGATGATCCTAGGTTTACTCTTGTTCATCAAAATTTTAAATATCTAAAAAATTTCCTCCGTTTGCATCAAGCAAGTAAAGTTGATGGTTTGATAGCTGATTTAGGTGTTTCCTCACATCAGTTTGATATACCCGAACGTGGATTTTCTACGCGCTATGACGGTGAACTTGATGCTCGTATGGATAAAAGAAATGAGCAAACAGCAGCAACTATTATCAACACTTATTCATTAGAAGATTTAACTAGAGTTTTTCGTCTTTACGGAGAGCTTAAAAATGCATACAGCATAAGCAAACGGATTTTAGAAGCACGAAGTATTGCCGCTGTAAATACCGTTGATGAATTAAAAGCGTGTCTTGCTCCTCATGCCCCGCGACATAGAGAAAACAAATTTTACGCTCAGGTTTTCCAAGCTTTAAGAATTGAAGTCAATGAAGAGCTTGATGCTTTGGAAAGCCTTTTAAAGCAATGTACTGATGTGATAAAACCCGGTGGACGATTAGTTGTTCTTGCCTACCATTCCTTAGAAGATCGTTTGGTGAAGAATTTTATTAAGGCAGGCAATTTCGAAGGGGAGTTGGAAAAAGATTTTTATGGAAACGTAATATCTCCTTTTAAAAGTATAACCCGAAAACCACATACTGCTTCTGAAGAGGAAATAATAATAAATAGTCGTGCGCGTAGTGCTAAATTACGCATAGCTGAAAGGAATTATGAACGAATTTAA